From Vibrio tritonius, the proteins below share one genomic window:
- a CDS encoding histidine phosphatase family protein, whose protein sequence is MNKRIFILRHGQTVFNSQRKLQGHCDSPLTPHGITQVEDVSATLKNFLSPDQFYVYASPLGRTIQTAQIVCDALEIPYSAIIQEPRIKEYFLGDWEQQSIHSLTERYPEFLQQRDWLVKTPNGETLADVQQRLTSWLEELPTDKDIVVVSHGLTGLTLRAMLANLSYDEMWRQEIPQDAFFMVQNGTLTRVDCFSDDALN, encoded by the coding sequence ATGAATAAACGTATATTTATACTTAGGCACGGGCAAACGGTATTTAACTCACAACGTAAACTGCAAGGTCATTGCGATTCGCCATTAACACCTCATGGCATTACTCAAGTTGAAGACGTGAGCGCCACCCTAAAAAACTTTCTTTCCCCCGATCAATTCTATGTTTATGCCAGTCCACTCGGACGAACCATTCAAACCGCGCAAATCGTTTGTGATGCATTAGAAATTCCCTATTCAGCCATTATCCAAGAACCGCGAATCAAAGAGTATTTCTTGGGGGATTGGGAGCAGCAATCCATTCACAGCTTAACTGAGCGTTATCCTGAATTCTTACAACAACGTGATTGGTTGGTAAAAACGCCTAACGGTGAAACGTTAGCGGATGTGCAGCAGCGTCTGACCTCTTGGCTCGAGGAGTTACCAACTGATAAAGATATCGTGGTGGTGAGTCATGGTTTAACCGGATTAACGCTGCGTGCGATGCTGGCCAATTTAAGTTATGACGAGATGTGGCGCCAAGAGATACCGCAAGATGCTTTCTTTATGGTGCAAAACGGTACACTCACTCGTGTCGATTGCTTTAGCGATGATGCGCTTAATTAA
- a CDS encoding HD domain-containing protein, with protein sequence MNEVAQVLDFMVEIEKLKGVIRKTKPVGLDRYENSAEHSWHVCLSALMLHHYADEPVAIDRVIKMLLIHDLGEIDAGDTIIYASETDEQKSQEYLGIKRVLALLPNNVAEGFLELWQEFEAGETPDAKFAKAVDRIPPLLHNLHGDGHSWKKHNVTKEKILAFNGARIGTASQSIWQALEAQLLQGFDEGILE encoded by the coding sequence TTGAACGAAGTAGCCCAAGTATTGGATTTCATGGTTGAAATTGAAAAGCTGAAAGGAGTTATCCGCAAAACTAAACCGGTAGGATTGGATCGCTACGAAAATTCAGCAGAACACAGTTGGCATGTTTGCCTGAGTGCTTTGATGCTTCATCACTATGCCGACGAACCTGTCGCGATTGATCGCGTTATCAAAATGCTGTTGATTCACGATTTGGGTGAAATTGATGCAGGGGATACCATCATTTATGCCAGTGAAACCGATGAACAAAAAAGCCAAGAGTACCTTGGAATAAAACGGGTTTTGGCTCTATTACCAAACAATGTGGCGGAAGGTTTTCTTGAATTGTGGCAAGAGTTTGAAGCAGGAGAGACGCCCGATGCAAAATTTGCTAAAGCCGTTGATAGAATACCGCCGTTATTGCATAACCTCCATGGCGATGGACACAGCTGGAAAAAGCACAATGTCACGAAAGAAAAAATCCTCGCTTTTAATGGCGCCCGCATCGGCACTGCCAGTCAATCCATTTGGCAAGCGTTAGAAGCTCAGCTACTGCAAGGGTTTGATGAAGGGATTTTGGAGTAA
- a CDS encoding tyramine oxidase subunit B — translation MSANTHIDFIYLSEPDMIKAGVTNMPQCIDAMEEMFELLYKGDYRMAGANNDSHGAMITFPEESPFPLMPKPTADRRLMAMPAYLGGEFQTCGVKWYGSNIANREKGLPRSILMFILNDVVTGAPLAYMSANLLSAYRTGAVPGVGARHLARKDSKVIGLLGPGVMGKTAVAAFISECPLVDTIKIKGRGQKSLDSFMTWLAATYPQVTTVQVVDTIEELVRGSDIVTYCNSGETGDPSTYPEVKREWVKTGAFLAMPAYCRLDAGMEQNDIRKVLDNTGLYQAWYEEAPKPAHHHIPIIGVRFMDMIAEGTITLDDLEDIGKIVAGDAPGRTSDEEVIIMSVGGMPVEDVAWGTKIYRNAIEKGIGVSLNLWDTPALN, via the coding sequence ATGTCAGCAAATACTCATATCGATTTTATTTATCTTTCTGAACCAGACATGATCAAAGCGGGCGTGACCAACATGCCGCAATGTATTGATGCAATGGAAGAGATGTTTGAATTGCTCTATAAAGGCGACTATCGCATGGCGGGCGCAAATAACGACTCCCACGGTGCGATGATTACGTTCCCAGAAGAATCCCCTTTTCCTTTGATGCCAAAACCAACCGCTGATCGTCGTTTAATGGCGATGCCTGCTTACCTTGGCGGCGAGTTTCAAACTTGTGGCGTGAAATGGTACGGCTCTAACATCGCTAACCGTGAAAAAGGTCTGCCAAGATCGATTCTGATGTTCATTTTAAATGACGTTGTGACTGGTGCGCCGCTCGCGTATATGTCCGCAAACTTACTTTCTGCTTACCGAACTGGCGCTGTCCCAGGTGTGGGTGCGCGTCACCTAGCACGTAAAGATAGTAAGGTCATTGGTCTACTTGGCCCGGGTGTGATGGGCAAAACCGCCGTTGCAGCGTTTATCTCTGAATGTCCGCTCGTGGATACGATTAAGATCAAAGGTCGTGGGCAAAAAAGCTTAGACAGTTTCATGACGTGGTTGGCGGCAACCTACCCACAAGTCACCACAGTGCAAGTCGTTGATACCATCGAAGAGTTGGTGCGTGGTAGTGACATTGTCACGTATTGCAATTCTGGCGAAACGGGTGACCCAAGTACTTATCCTGAAGTGAAACGCGAATGGGTTAAAACGGGAGCCTTTCTCGCGATGCCTGCATACTGCCGTTTAGATGCGGGAATGGAACAAAACGATATCCGTAAAGTTCTCGACAATACAGGGCTTTACCAAGCGTGGTATGAAGAAGCGCCAAAACCTGCTCATCATCATATTCCCATTATAGGCGTGCGTTTTATGGACATGATCGCTGAAGGCACCATTACCCTCGATGACCTAGAAGACATTGGCAAGATCGTCGCAGGTGACGCACCAGGACGCACTAGTGATGAGGAGGTCATCATCATGTCAGTCGGTGGCATGCCAGTTGAGGACGTTGCATGGGGCACCAAAATCTATCGTAACGCCATAGAAAAAGGCATCGGTGTATCGCTTAACCTTTGGGATACTCCCGCCCTTAACTGA
- a CDS encoding iron-containing alcohol dehydrogenase family protein, whose protein sequence is MSNQTIYLPNYTVGEDAYQKVGAMTAPYGCKAVVIGGKTAMEKAKPALLNAIENSDTLLLDFLWYGGDATMDNVHQLQANPKVQEAHMLFAVGGGRACDTVKTLGALTGKPVFTFPTLASNCAACTSLSVMYHQDGSFAEYFYQSHPPLHTFINTKVIAESPVEMFWAGIGDALSKEYEVEYCCRDKTLTHLPALGLGIAKTCTDPLLKHGQKALEDCRHKRASTELEEVVLTIVMLTGIVSNCAVHISEDIAPKDQYYYNSSLAHCVYYGSSLLPACESHLHGEIVAFGVLCLLKYDNNDTEFDRILAFNKALGLPITMAEIGMTAADLPIVADKAASVIEWQSCPGTPSKERFIEAILAADKIGQQRL, encoded by the coding sequence ATGTCAAATCAAACCATCTATCTGCCCAATTACACCGTTGGTGAAGATGCCTATCAAAAAGTTGGCGCCATGACGGCGCCTTACGGCTGCAAAGCCGTGGTAATTGGTGGCAAAACAGCAATGGAGAAAGCCAAACCAGCACTACTTAATGCCATTGAAAACTCAGACACCCTGTTACTCGATTTTCTTTGGTATGGCGGCGACGCCACCATGGATAACGTCCACCAGCTACAAGCCAACCCTAAAGTTCAAGAAGCACACATGCTGTTTGCGGTCGGTGGCGGTCGCGCTTGTGACACGGTCAAAACATTAGGCGCATTAACCGGTAAACCGGTCTTCACCTTCCCAACCTTGGCTTCTAACTGCGCAGCATGCACGTCACTTAGCGTGATGTACCACCAAGATGGTTCGTTTGCAGAATACTTCTACCAAAGCCACCCACCATTGCACACCTTTATTAACACAAAAGTGATTGCCGAATCTCCCGTAGAGATGTTCTGGGCAGGTATCGGCGACGCTCTTAGTAAAGAGTATGAAGTGGAATATTGCTGTCGTGATAAAACCCTAACTCACCTACCAGCATTGGGCTTAGGCATAGCTAAAACCTGTACCGACCCGCTACTCAAACATGGACAAAAAGCACTGGAAGATTGCCGACACAAACGAGCCTCTACCGAGCTTGAAGAAGTGGTCTTAACCATAGTGATGCTAACGGGCATCGTCTCTAACTGTGCAGTTCATATCAGCGAAGATATTGCGCCTAAAGATCAGTATTACTACAACAGCTCACTGGCGCACTGCGTTTACTACGGAAGCTCATTGCTCCCAGCGTGTGAATCCCATTTGCATGGTGAAATCGTTGCCTTTGGAGTGCTTTGCCTACTCAAATACGACAACAATGACACAGAATTTGATCGCATCCTCGCTTTCAATAAAGCGCTAGGATTACCGATCACCATGGCCGAAATCGGCATGACCGCAGCCGACTTACCTATCGTTGCAGACAAAGCCGCTTCAGTGATTGAATGGCAATCTTGCCCAGGCACTCCAAGTAAAGAGCGCTTTATTGAAGCTATTTTGGCGGCCGATAAAATCGGTCAACAAAGGCTATAA
- a CDS encoding APC family permease yields MNKAFSSAKLTMFEVSPSKTPSKMGIFTMMGICIGLVIVQGAMISAIQGIGLGGLGFIAALICAFVLAQFNAMSFAELSLMFPQEGTLATYTKKAIGHFPAIVSVFAGYVMVAVLALPVEMILVDAMLDKLMPGVFPAKVVPLVILGVLCVTNLIGANVFAKVQNSLAFILVAALVLVGICAVTGVSEPHPHLTGETVTWSFDGIADGSFIGLIALAMWLMVGVEFICPMVNEVKSPMKNIPRAMHWSLLLIFLIFLAFSYGASQYLNVHELVDGSIPYLDYVHAVFGKAGLAIATLMGLAATCSTVNTILASIPKMMHGMAEEKQAFPIFKAVNRFNAPWVGIVTIAVCTSIPFLLVDMDSLIVLVIAATTSWLLAYIIAHIDVMVLRSRLPEQHRPYRTPFYPIPQIVGIIAMAYVALNNSPSSEMTHLVFAITGGILALISAITVVWVKFYMKRGLFTPDMD; encoded by the coding sequence ATGAATAAAGCTTTCTCGTCAGCCAAGCTGACTATGTTTGAAGTAAGCCCCAGCAAAACTCCAAGCAAAATGGGGATATTCACCATGATGGGGATCTGCATTGGTCTGGTGATTGTGCAAGGTGCGATGATTTCCGCTATTCAAGGCATTGGTCTTGGTGGTTTGGGGTTTATCGCGGCATTGATCTGCGCATTTGTCTTAGCGCAGTTTAATGCGATGAGTTTTGCTGAACTCTCTTTGATGTTTCCTCAAGAGGGAACCTTAGCCACCTACACCAAAAAGGCGATTGGTCATTTCCCTGCGATTGTTTCTGTGTTCGCAGGTTACGTTATGGTGGCGGTGTTGGCTCTGCCTGTGGAAATGATTCTGGTCGATGCCATGCTGGATAAATTGATGCCTGGGGTTTTTCCCGCCAAAGTGGTGCCTTTGGTGATATTGGGTGTGCTGTGTGTGACCAATCTTATTGGCGCGAATGTGTTTGCTAAAGTGCAAAACTCATTGGCTTTTATCTTAGTCGCCGCATTGGTGTTGGTTGGCATTTGCGCAGTGACTGGGGTGAGCGAACCTCATCCTCATCTTACCGGGGAGACGGTGACTTGGAGTTTTGATGGGATCGCCGATGGTAGCTTTATTGGTCTCATCGCGTTAGCCATGTGGCTAATGGTAGGGGTGGAATTTATCTGTCCGATGGTCAATGAAGTTAAATCCCCAATGAAGAACATTCCACGGGCGATGCACTGGTCATTGTTGCTTATCTTTCTGATCTTTTTGGCTTTCTCTTATGGTGCAAGCCAATATCTCAATGTTCATGAACTGGTCGATGGTTCTATTCCTTATCTTGATTATGTTCATGCCGTGTTCGGTAAAGCGGGACTTGCGATAGCCACCCTGATGGGCTTAGCCGCAACGTGCAGTACGGTGAATACCATCTTAGCGTCTATTCCGAAAATGATGCATGGTATGGCAGAAGAGAAGCAGGCATTCCCCATCTTTAAAGCCGTCAACCGATTTAACGCACCTTGGGTAGGTATTGTTACCATCGCCGTATGCACATCAATCCCGTTCCTTTTGGTCGATATGGACTCACTGATTGTCTTGGTTATCGCGGCGACAACCAGTTGGCTATTGGCTTACATCATCGCTCACATTGATGTGATGGTATTGCGCAGTCGCTTACCTGAACAACATCGTCCTTATCGCACGCCATTTTATCCAATACCACAAATCGTTGGCATTATTGCTATGGCGTATGTCGCCCTGAACAATTCGCCATCTTCTGAAATGACTCATCTGGTGTTTGCGATTACAGGCGGTATCTTAGCGTTAATTAGCGCGATCACTGTCGTGTGGGTGAAGTTTTACATGAAGCGCGGGCTGTTCACGCCTGATATGGATTAA
- a CDS encoding RecQ family ATP-dependent DNA helicase, translating into MILHTLKTHFGFDSLRLGQEEVINHVLNGQSAAAIFPTGSGKSLCYQLPALHLPHLTLVISPLLALMKDQLEFLHSKGIAAASIDSTQDRQTTQQVMQQARNGQLKILMISVERLKNERFRQFISQVPISMLVVDEAHCISEWGHNFRPDYLKLPHYREQLNIPQVLLLTATATPQVIADMGSKFGIEQSNITVTGFYRPNLHLNVLPCREDEKFARLQQQIETAPQAPTIVYVTLQKTAEEIAERLTQQGIVATAYHAGLGHERREAIQQQFMLGQSTCIVATIAFGMGIDKSDIRQVIHYDMPKSIENYSQEIGRAGRDGQPSNCTILANTDNLNVLENFVYGDTPDKSAIAHVIDDITAANGQWEVMVSRLSNDTNIRQLPLKTLLVYLELNQIIEAQYTYFASYRFKLLKPINEIVAHFQGERQTFVNAIFACSIAAKTWYSIDFDALWMTYQADRQRVIAAVDYFHEQGWIDLESKLVTDVYKVLQKPQDKTPLVEHLYQLFAQKEQGEIHRIKEMIAFFESSQCLSHRLAAYFADHNAPEHCQHCSVCAGHVAHLSGRTLTPLNPDQLQHWISPFQQASSEPLTSAALSRFLCGIATPLTTKLKASKMEGFGQLEHYPFATVRQQLKALLNEPQ; encoded by the coding sequence ATGATTCTGCACACACTGAAAACACATTTTGGATTTGATTCTCTTCGCCTAGGCCAAGAAGAGGTCATTAATCATGTCCTTAATGGTCAATCTGCCGCTGCTATTTTTCCAACCGGTTCAGGTAAGTCGCTTTGTTATCAACTGCCCGCATTACACTTACCTCATCTCACATTGGTCATATCGCCTCTGTTGGCGCTCATGAAAGATCAATTGGAGTTTTTACATAGCAAAGGCATCGCTGCTGCCAGTATCGATTCCACGCAAGATCGCCAAACCACACAGCAGGTCATGCAGCAAGCGCGCAATGGCCAACTAAAAATATTGATGATTTCGGTGGAGCGGCTCAAAAATGAACGCTTTCGCCAGTTCATTTCTCAAGTGCCTATTTCTATGCTCGTGGTCGATGAAGCCCACTGTATTTCGGAGTGGGGACATAATTTTCGCCCTGACTACCTCAAGTTACCCCACTATCGCGAACAGCTTAATATTCCCCAAGTCTTGTTACTAACCGCAACGGCAACGCCACAAGTCATCGCCGACATGGGCAGCAAATTTGGTATCGAGCAAAGCAACATTACGGTCACTGGCTTTTATCGTCCCAACCTGCATTTGAATGTCCTACCTTGTCGTGAAGATGAGAAATTTGCGCGTTTACAACAGCAAATAGAAACCGCACCCCAAGCACCAACCATTGTGTATGTCACACTACAAAAAACCGCAGAAGAGATCGCCGAACGCCTAACTCAACAAGGGATCGTAGCTACCGCATATCATGCAGGGTTAGGTCATGAGCGTCGTGAAGCCATTCAGCAGCAATTTATGCTCGGTCAATCAACCTGCATCGTGGCAACCATTGCCTTTGGCATGGGTATTGATAAATCGGATATTCGGCAGGTCATTCACTATGACATGCCAAAATCCATTGAAAACTACTCACAAGAGATCGGCCGTGCTGGTCGGGATGGACAGCCATCAAACTGCACCATACTCGCCAATACCGACAATCTGAATGTGTTAGAAAACTTTGTCTACGGCGATACACCTGATAAATCGGCTATTGCTCATGTCATCGACGATATCACCGCCGCCAATGGTCAGTGGGAGGTCATGGTTTCCCGTCTGTCAAACGACACCAATATTCGTCAACTGCCATTAAAAACCCTACTGGTTTATCTTGAACTCAATCAAATCATTGAAGCGCAGTACACCTATTTTGCGAGTTACCGATTCAAACTACTCAAACCAATCAATGAGATAGTGGCTCATTTTCAAGGTGAACGACAAACCTTTGTTAACGCCATTTTTGCTTGTTCGATTGCTGCAAAAACGTGGTACAGCATCGATTTTGATGCGCTCTGGATGACCTATCAAGCCGACCGCCAACGTGTTATTGCGGCTGTCGATTATTTCCATGAACAAGGTTGGATTGATCTCGAAAGCAAATTAGTAACGGATGTCTATAAAGTGCTGCAAAAGCCTCAGGACAAAACGCCTTTAGTGGAGCATCTCTACCAGTTATTCGCCCAGAAAGAGCAAGGTGAAATCCATCGCATCAAAGAGATGATTGCTTTCTTTGAGAGTTCACAATGTTTGAGTCATCGGCTTGCTGCTTACTTCGCCGATCATAATGCGCCGGAGCATTGCCAGCACTGCTCTGTTTGTGCGGGCCACGTTGCTCACCTATCGGGACGCACGCTTACCCCACTCAACCCAGATCAGCTGCAACATTGGATTTCTCCATTCCAACAAGCAAGCTCCGAACCACTGACTAGCGCTGCTCTAAGTCGTTTTTTATGCGGTATCGCTACGCCACTCACAACGAAACTTAAAGCAAGCAAAATGGAAGGTTTCGGGCAGCTCGAGCACTACCCTTTTGCCACGGTTCGCCAACAGCTTAAAGCGCTGCTAAACGAACCACAGTAG
- a CDS encoding MFS transporter: MSSHWSLFKNRNFGLFFASDVLSGFGVGMATIGANWFVLMKTGASANVGFMLAVNVIAGFVASLVSGVLTDRVSRQRLIFLTHALRAIGMGLVLAALWLDEFRMGYLYVFAVVNGIGWTVYMAASRSFLQELLDEKRYVSGNSLLEISLQVGMFLAAGVSGFLYRVFSFNSILLVNVLMFVLSALVIALISHKGDITTTNKENYWASLQGGLAFLYHHKEIFTLGVISIVPLIVTMVYNVVLPDYVNTTLARDSVAFGFADMSYGIGGLVSGIALTAMASKVRSERMIGLLFLLAAIDLFLLAHNHQVVNLYLCSLILGLSNSSLRILMNSLLMNLVSKQYMGRAMSVWLGISLICQCGFSLSVSHFIDQRGAKFGILVMTSMMVFGLVLFITQQVVTHKKVNRLLE, from the coding sequence ATGAGTAGTCACTGGTCATTATTCAAAAACCGCAATTTTGGATTGTTTTTCGCCTCAGATGTTCTGTCTGGGTTTGGGGTGGGGATGGCAACCATTGGTGCCAACTGGTTTGTATTGATGAAAACCGGCGCCAGTGCCAACGTGGGCTTCATGCTGGCAGTCAATGTCATTGCTGGTTTTGTTGCGTCTCTTGTCTCTGGTGTGCTTACTGATCGCGTTTCTCGGCAGCGTCTTATTTTCCTCACTCACGCGTTACGAGCCATCGGTATGGGATTGGTTTTGGCGGCATTGTGGCTAGATGAGTTTCGCATGGGTTACCTGTATGTGTTTGCGGTCGTAAATGGTATCGGCTGGACTGTTTATATGGCTGCATCTCGCAGCTTTCTTCAGGAGTTATTGGACGAGAAGCGCTACGTATCCGGTAATTCGTTACTGGAAATTAGCCTGCAAGTTGGAATGTTTTTGGCCGCTGGCGTTTCGGGTTTTTTATATAGAGTGTTTAGCTTTAACAGCATCTTATTGGTCAATGTTTTAATGTTTGTGCTCAGTGCCTTGGTGATTGCCTTGATTAGTCATAAAGGCGATATCACGACCACGAATAAGGAAAACTATTGGGCCTCACTGCAGGGCGGTTTGGCATTTCTTTATCACCATAAAGAGATTTTTACACTGGGCGTCATTTCGATTGTACCGCTGATTGTCACTATGGTTTATAACGTCGTCTTGCCAGATTATGTTAATACAACCTTGGCGCGAGATAGCGTAGCATTTGGTTTTGCCGATATGAGCTATGGTATTGGTGGGTTGGTTTCTGGTATCGCGTTGACTGCGATGGCAAGTAAAGTGCGTAGCGAGCGCATGATTGGACTGCTGTTTTTGTTAGCAGCAATAGACCTGTTTCTTTTGGCGCATAATCACCAGGTAGTTAACCTTTATTTATGCAGCCTAATCTTAGGCTTATCTAACTCTTCACTGCGAATCTTAATGAATTCATTACTCATGAACTTAGTGTCAAAGCAGTACATGGGACGTGCCATGTCCGTGTGGCTGGGGATCTCATTAATTTGTCAATGCGGTTTCTCGTTATCGGTCAGCCACTTCATTGATCAGCGTGGCGCCAAGTTTGGCATTTTGGTGATGACAAGCATGATGGTATTCGGTTTGGTGCTCTTTATTACCCAGCAAGTAGTGACACATAAAAAGGTTAACAGGCTGTTAGAATGA
- a CDS encoding PTS transporter subunit IIC — MQENKETVSRFNQFLIKKEIEFSIKRYAIDALGAMAHGLFASLLIGTIMKTIGAKLGIEILVTVGGYAAAATGPAMAVAIGYALKAPPLVLFSLVAVGGAANALGGAGGPLAVLLITIGAAEAGKLISRETKVDIIATPFVTIFVGAILALLLAPSIGQAASSVGGLIMWATELQPILMGIIVSVIIGIALTLPISSAAICAALGITGLAGGAALAGCCAQMVGFAVISYRENGWGGVVSQGVGTSMLQMSNIVKNPRIWIAPIVASAVTGPLATTLFQLKMNGPAVASGMGTCGFVGPIGVYSGWLADIASGQKEAITQMDWISLGLVCFVLPAIIALLVNHGLKKIGWVKPGDMKLD; from the coding sequence ATGCAGGAGAACAAGGAAACTGTGTCTCGCTTTAATCAATTTCTCATTAAGAAAGAGATCGAATTTTCAATAAAAAGATACGCTATCGATGCTTTAGGCGCGATGGCTCATGGTCTATTTGCCTCACTATTGATTGGCACCATCATGAAAACGATAGGGGCTAAGTTAGGGATTGAAATTTTAGTGACCGTAGGTGGCTATGCGGCTGCGGCTACAGGGCCAGCGATGGCGGTTGCTATTGGGTATGCATTGAAAGCGCCACCATTGGTGCTCTTTTCTCTAGTGGCAGTTGGTGGCGCTGCAAATGCTCTTGGGGGGGCGGGCGGCCCATTGGCGGTATTGCTTATAACGATTGGGGCGGCAGAAGCAGGAAAACTGATTTCACGCGAAACCAAAGTCGATATCATCGCCACGCCTTTTGTGACCATTTTTGTCGGCGCGATATTAGCATTGTTATTGGCTCCTTCGATTGGCCAAGCTGCGAGTTCGGTTGGTGGCCTCATTATGTGGGCGACAGAGCTGCAGCCTATATTGATGGGCATTATAGTGTCCGTCATCATCGGGATTGCTCTTACGTTACCTATCAGTAGTGCAGCGATTTGTGCTGCGTTAGGCATTACTGGTTTGGCTGGTGGTGCGGCGTTGGCTGGATGCTGTGCGCAGATGGTCGGTTTCGCTGTTATCAGCTACCGTGAGAATGGTTGGGGCGGTGTTGTTTCTCAAGGTGTTGGTACCTCGATGCTGCAAATGTCTAATATCGTGAAAAACCCGAGAATATGGATTGCTCCGATTGTCGCTTCCGCTGTCACAGGCCCGTTAGCTACCACATTATTCCAGCTCAAGATGAATGGACCTGCGGTTGCCTCAGGGATGGGAACGTGCGGTTTTGTCGGGCCAATTGGGGTTTATTCCGGTTGGCTTGCCGATATTGCTTCTGGACAAAAAGAGGCCATTACTCAAATGGATTGGATCTCTTTAGGGCTAGTGTGCTTTGTGTTACCCGCTATTATTGCCTTGTTAGTGAATCACGGCTTGAAGAAAATAGGCTGGGTTAAGCCTGGTGATATGAAGTTAGATTAG
- a CDS encoding LysR family transcriptional regulator — protein MNFIKSVEAFTLAVEKGNFTNAANTLDITPSMLAREIRELEHYLGCKLLHRTTRKQGLTIAGERYYRYCVEMLAIKKQAQDEIHQLNGDVVGNIRMSSPVAFGNKILSPVLAQFLLQYPNVNIDLMLCDRRVDLIEENIQIAVRVGQIVDDGLVAYKLPPYQQTIVASPQYLEDCGQPQTPEELGEHNCISFSQWHAHQYWLFEKNKQIHKVRITPRLLSNTGESIRQSALNGLGIAVHSTVILAEDIEQGRLIRILPDYEIAPQPINILRPPMNPVTPAIDTLIHFMLDKITPSPVVI, from the coding sequence ATGAATTTTATAAAATCGGTAGAAGCGTTCACATTAGCTGTTGAGAAAGGCAACTTCACCAACGCGGCGAATACCCTTGATATTACCCCCAGTATGTTGGCCCGCGAGATTCGAGAGTTGGAGCATTACCTCGGCTGTAAACTGCTACATCGCACTACACGTAAACAGGGGTTGACCATCGCTGGTGAACGGTATTACCGCTACTGTGTTGAGATGTTGGCGATTAAAAAGCAGGCGCAAGATGAGATACACCAGCTCAACGGAGACGTGGTCGGTAATATTCGTATGAGTTCGCCAGTTGCATTTGGTAATAAGATTCTAAGCCCAGTACTTGCACAGTTTCTGCTGCAATACCCTAATGTAAATATTGATTTAATGCTCTGTGATAGGCGAGTTGATCTCATTGAAGAAAATATTCAAATTGCGGTACGTGTCGGGCAAATTGTCGACGATGGTTTAGTTGCTTATAAACTCCCCCCATACCAACAAACCATAGTCGCATCACCCCAGTATTTAGAGGATTGTGGTCAGCCACAAACCCCTGAAGAGCTCGGTGAGCACAACTGCATCTCTTTTTCACAATGGCATGCTCACCAATACTGGCTATTTGAGAAAAATAAGCAAATACATAAAGTTCGAATCACGCCACGCCTTTTGAGTAATACAGGAGAGTCGATTCGCCAATCTGCATTAAATGGCTTGGGAATTGCGGTCCACTCGACAGTAATATTGGCAGAGGATATCGAGCAAGGCCGGCTAATTCGTATTTTGCCAGACTACGAAATAGCTCCACAGCCAATTAACATCTTGCGCCCGCCAATGAATCCCGTTACGCCAGCCATCGATACCTTAATTCATTTTATGCTCGACAAAATAACACCGTCTCCAGTGGTTATCTAA